AGCCGAGAAAGAAATCCGATATACCCGGGGCAATACTGATCTTAACCGGCTGGCGCGCCTTTACCGGCGCTGGTTTTTGCAGACACTTTCAGACTTTGAGGAGCGTTATCAGCGCCAATTGGTGCCGGCTTTTGCCCGTCTCCAGCAAGAAGGGGTCCTTGAGATTATTACTTGTGCCGCTACCCATGGCTTTTTACCCTTGCTACAACCGGAGCCCACGGCTGTCTACGCTCAGCTCCAGGTTGCCGCTGATTACTACCGGCAATGTTTTGGCATTGCTCCTAAAGGCATTTGGCTGCCCGAGTGCGCTTATTACCCAGGGCTTGAAAAGGTATTAAAAGCAGTAGGTTTCCGTTATTTTTTCATTGAAACTGAAGCCCTTCTCCATGCCAGCACTCGGCCTCGCTATGACCATTTCGCTCCCGTTGCCTGCCCGAATGGGGTGGCTGCCTTTGGGCGGGAGCCAGCACTTTCGCGGCAAGTTTGGAGCGCCGAGGAAGGCTATCCTGGCGACGGTGATTACCGGGAATTCTATCGGGATGTGGGCTTTGAACGAGAACTGAGTTACCTTCAACCTTATCTTCCTGATGGCCGAATCCGGGTCGATACCGGCATGAAATATTATCGGGTAACCGATAAAACTGAGTATAAAGCTCCCTATCAACCTGCTAAGGCCCAGGCTAGGGTTGCTTGCCATGCCGGTCACTTTTACCACCATTGCCTGCAACAGATAACAGGCGCCAACAGGATGGACCGGCCACCGCTCCTGGTTGCCCCTTACGATGCCGAATTGTTTGGTCATTGGTGGTTTGAAGGCCCCCAATGGCTCGAGCAGTTACTACGCCGGATCGGGACAGGGGAGGGAGCAATTCAAACCATCACCCCTTCCCAGTATTTGACTCAACACCCTGTGCTCCAGCAAGCGACACCGAACCTATCCAGCTGGGGCGATAGGGGCTATTATGATTTTTGGCTCAATGAAAAAACTGACTGGATATACCCCCTGTTGCACCGGGCCGCGCGGCGCATGAAGGAGCTTACGATAGCTTATGGCCACGAGTCTAAGGGAACCCTTGCCGGCCGTGCCCTGGGACAGGCCGCTCGCTCACTGCTATTGGCCCAGGCTTCGGATTGGCCTTTTATCCTTCAAAATGGAACGACGGTGGAGTACGCCACTCGCCAGCTACAGGATCATTTGTCCCGCTTTCATTATTTAGAAATGGTTTTGGAAAGGAAAAGCTTTGATGAGCGCCGGCTACAGGCTTTGGAGGCCCTTGATAATATCTTCCCGGAACTTGATTACCGCGTTTACAAACACCCCTATAGGGAACGATAAATAGGCGGTTCAGTCTATCGCGATATTTAACCTAACTACATGAATGAGGGAGAAGCTACACGATGTATATCGTTATGATCACGCCCGAGTGCGCTCCAATAGCAAAGGTGGGTGGTCTAGGAGATGTCGTTCAAGGGCTTTCTAATGAGCTTTCGATACGGGGCAATACCGTTGAGCTTATTCTCCCTAAATACGATTGTATGCGCTACGAGCGCATCTGGGGTTTGGAGAAAACCCATAATAATTTATGGGTGCCTTACCATGACCAGTGGATCCCTTGCGATGTGTATTTTGGTTTTGCGGAGGGGCTGAAATGCTTTTTCATTGAGCCCCATAATGGCTTTTTCCAGCGGGGGACCTATTACGGTCAGCCCGATGATCCCCAGCGCTTCGCCTTTTTCTGCAAGGCGGCGCTAGAATTCATGCTCAGGAGCAACAAATATCCGGAGATTATCCACTGCCACGACTGGCAAACGGGCCTTGTGCCGGTATTACTCTTCGAGCAGTATAAATATCTGGGGATGACTCACCCACGAGTCTGCTACACTTTGCATAATATGCGGCACCAGGGGGTGACCGGTGGTCATATCCTCCAGCAGGTAGGATTAGATCCCGCAGCTTATATGACACCAGAACGGTTACTCGACCATACTTACCCCCATGGGGTCAACCTGATGAAAGGAGGAATCGTCTTTTCCAATTTCATTACCACCGTTTCACCTCGCTACCTGGATGAAATCCGCTACACGGACCAGGGCTATGGTTTGCAACACACTCTTCATGAGCATAGTCAAAAACTAGGTGGGATCCTCAATGGTGTGGATTATAAGGTGTGGAATCCTGACATCGATCCCTACATTGCAGCTCGCTATAATCTGAAAACCCTGGACAAAAAATACGAGAATAAAACCGCCCTGCGCCATCGCTTATGGCTACGGGATGAATATAAACCCATTGTGGGTGTTATTAGCCGTCTCGATCCGCAAAAAGGGGTCGAGCTTATCCGCCATGCCCTCTTCTATTGTCTTGCTAATGGCTGCCAGTTCGTTTTGCTGGGCGCTAGCGCCAGTAACAGTATCAATGCCGATTTCTGGTACCTCAAGCAATATCTGAATGATGACCCCGATTGTCACCTGGAAATTGGCTATGATGAAGATTTGGCCCACCAGATCTACGCAGGCGCCGATATGCTCATCGTTCCTAGTATTTATGAACCTTGTGGCCTCACC
This sequence is a window from Nitrosococcus oceani ATCC 19707. Protein-coding genes within it:
- a CDS encoding glycoside hydrolase family 57 protein → MASGYLSLILHAHLPYVRHPEQEEALEERWLFEAMTECYLPLLTTFERLTNEGIPFYLTLSLSPTLLSMLQDPLLLQRYGLHMEKLISLAEKEIRYTRGNTDLNRLARLYRRWFLQTLSDFEERYQRQLVPAFARLQQEGVLEIITCAATHGFLPLLQPEPTAVYAQLQVAADYYRQCFGIAPKGIWLPECAYYPGLEKVLKAVGFRYFFIETEALLHASTRPRYDHFAPVACPNGVAAFGREPALSRQVWSAEEGYPGDGDYREFYRDVGFERELSYLQPYLPDGRIRVDTGMKYYRVTDKTEYKAPYQPAKAQARVACHAGHFYHHCLQQITGANRMDRPPLLVAPYDAELFGHWWFEGPQWLEQLLRRIGTGEGAIQTITPSQYLTQHPVLQQATPNLSSWGDRGYYDFWLNEKTDWIYPLLHRAARRMKELTIAYGHESKGTLAGRALGQAARSLLLAQASDWPFILQNGTTVEYATRQLQDHLSRFHYLEMVLERKSFDERRLQALEALDNIFPELDYRVYKHPYRER
- a CDS encoding glycogen synthase, producing MYIVMITPECAPIAKVGGLGDVVQGLSNELSIRGNTVELILPKYDCMRYERIWGLEKTHNNLWVPYHDQWIPCDVYFGFAEGLKCFFIEPHNGFFQRGTYYGQPDDPQRFAFFCKAALEFMLRSNKYPEIIHCHDWQTGLVPVLLFEQYKYLGMTHPRVCYTLHNMRHQGVTGGHILQQVGLDPAAYMTPERLLDHTYPHGVNLMKGGIVFSNFITTVSPRYLDEIRYTDQGYGLQHTLHEHSQKLGGILNGVDYKVWNPDIDPYIAARYNLKTLDKKYENKTALRHRLWLRDEYKPIVGVISRLDPQKGVELIRHALFYCLANGCQFVLLGASASNSINADFWYLKQYLNDDPDCHLEIGYDEDLAHQIYAGADMLIVPSIYEPCGLTQMIAMKYGTVPIVRHVGGLADTVFDANYAHKPYHERNGFVFHDFNHEGIEAALHRAIGLWYEYPQYFRELMENGMRYDFSWNHPGQHYLNIYHHIQEI